One window from the genome of Malacoplasma penetrans HF-2 encodes:
- a CDS encoding P35 family lipoprotein: protein MKIKKIKLLKALAMTGAFGIVATVPVIVSSCSSTSDNNTGGENNNQQTQKVTPVLKDSVSLSGSLSKIYDTTTGENRKTTNDLITEDIKENPENYFTNGSESAVKEAVKNATVTVEGNFTTAGSESPWKELPYLDSSETSENATAAKSWKATTGLQEVTYATNSDQIEIKSLDDLHTKLSVEQTLKDAMKGAGVADTDTTTFTIKNRAGFTNGDLIHVNVEGDKSGTKTQYDLQIPTSDINLSVTDLTIKVEGTNIETSQKTTTNYDFNIGIEPETHYDQGSTTVTAANDAAVTVNKVLQDLSLATDANGTLNNEALIKALGVYNVNFSNPTIAPKEGATTRAEKTYTITLDAKPQSEKYVWSDGSDSNTTKKVTFDVKVDVTTTS from the coding sequence ATGAAAATTAAAAAAATTAAATTATTGAAAGCTTTGGCAATGACCGGGGCTTTTGGAATTGTTGCAACAGTTCCAGTGATTGTTTCTTCTTGTTCTTCAACAAGTGATAACAATACAGGAGGAGAAAATAATAATCAACAAACTCAAAAAGTTACTCCAGTATTAAAAGATTCAGTAAGTCTAAGTGGTTCATTGAGTAAAATTTATGACACTACTACAGGTGAAAATAGAAAAACTACTAATGACTTAATTACTGAAGATATTAAAGAAAATCCAGAAAATTATTTTACTAATGGTAGTGAATCAGCAGTAAAAGAAGCTGTTAAAAATGCTACTGTAACAGTAGAAGGAAATTTCACTACTGCAGGATCAGAATCTCCTTGAAAAGAACTTCCTTATCTTGATTCTTCAGAAACAAGTGAAAATGCAACTGCTGCTAAAAGTTGAAAAGCAACAACAGGTTTACAAGAAGTTACTTATGCTACAAATTCAGATCAAATTGAAATTAAATCTTTAGATGATCTTCATACTAAATTAAGTGTGGAACAAACTCTTAAAGATGCTATGAAAGGTGCAGGTGTAGCTGATACAGATACTACAACTTTCACGATTAAAAATAGAGCTGGTTTCACAAATGGTGATTTAATCCATGTTAATGTTGAAGGAGATAAGAGTGGAACTAAAACTCAATATGATCTTCAAATTCCAACATCTGATATCAACTTGTCAGTAACTGATTTAACTATTAAAGTTGAAGGAACTAATATTGAAACATCTCAAAAAACAACAACAAATTATGATTTCAATATTGGTATTGAACCAGAAACACATTATGACCAAGGTAGTACAACTGTAACTGCAGCTAATGATGCAGCTGTAACAGTAAATAAAGTTCTTCAAGATTTAAGCTTAGCAACTGATGCTAATGGTACATTAAATAATGAAGCTTTAATTAAAGCACTTGGAGTTTATAATGTAAACTTCTCTAATCCTACAATTGCTCCAAAAGAAGGTGCAACAACTAGAGCAGAAAAAACTTATACTATTACTTTAGATGCTAAACCACAAAGTGAAAAATATGTTTGATCTGATGGTTC